Proteins encoded within one genomic window of Cucumis sativus cultivar 9930 chromosome 3, Cucumber_9930_V3, whole genome shotgun sequence:
- the LOC101211398 gene encoding probable ubiquitin conjugation factor E4, with product MATSKPQRSPEEVEDIILRKVFLISLTDTSDSDSRIVYLEQTAAELLSEGKPLRISRDVMERIIIDRLSAHVPSAEPPFQYLIGCYRRAHDETKKIASMKDKTLRSDMEIALKQAKKLTISYCRIHLGNPELFSSGADLGTNSNTSPLLPLIFSEVGGSSMDGFGASTSVGGAYQCPPGFLEEFLRDSDFDTLEPILKGLYEDLRGSVLKVSALGNFQQPLRALRFLVSFPVGAKSLVNHPWWIPTGKYSNGRVIEMTSILGPFFHVSALPDHAIFKSQPDVGQQCFSEASTRRPADLLSSFTTIKTVMNNLYDGLSEVLLSLLKNTETRENVLEYLAEVINRNSSRAHIQVDPLSCASSGMFVNLSAIMLRLCEPFLDANLTKRDKIDPKYVCYSNRLELRGLTALHASSEEVTEWINNGTQLRTDNPGQSSDSESRLLQSQEASSSGSNATIGSSTAKARSSSDKTRYPFICECFFMTARVLNLGLLKAFSDFKHLVQDISRCEDTLSTLKAMQGQGPAPQLEMDIARLEKEIELYSQEKLCYEAQILRDGTLIQQALTFYRLMVIWLVGLVGGFKMPLPSACPMEFASMPEHFVEDAMELLIFASRIPKALDGINLDDFMNFIIMFMASPEYIRNPYLRAKMVEVLNCWIPRRSGSSVTATLFEGHQLSLEYLVRNLLKLYVDIEFTGSHTQFYDKFNIRHNIAELLEYLWQVPSHRNAWRMIAKEEEKGVYLNFLNFLINDSIYLLDESLNKILELKELEAEMSNTAEWERRPAQERQERTRLFHSQENIIRIDMKLANEDVSMLAFTSEQITAPFLLPEMVERVASMLNYFLLQLVGPQRKSLSLKDPEKYEFRPRELLKQIVQIYVHLARGDTENIFPAAISKDGRSYNEQLFTAAADVLIRRIREDSRIIQEFTDLGNKAKDAASEAMDAEATLGDIPDEFLDPIQYTLMKDPVILPSSRITVDRPVIQRHLLSDSTDPFNRSHLTADMLIPNEELKARIKEFIRSQELKKQLDGGVAMQSSKATIQPTSGEMLID from the exons ATGGCGACCTCAAAACCCCAAAGGTCACCTGAGGAGGTCGAAGATATCATCCTTCGTAAAGTCTTCTTAATTTCTCTCACAGATACCTCCGATTCTGATTCCAGAATCGTCTATCTCGAGCAAACCGCCGCCGAACTTCTTAGCGAAGGCAAACCATTGAGGATTTCAAGAGATGTAATGGAGCGCATCATAATCGATCGTCTTTCTGCCCATGTCCCCTCCGCCGAACCCCCTTTTCAGTACCTAATTGGGTGCTACCGTCGAGCTCACGACGAGACTAAGAAAATCGCTTCCATGAAGGATAAGACTTTGCGCTCTGATATGGAAATTGCTCTTAAGCAGGCCAAGAAGTTGACGATTTCGTATTGTAGGATTCATTTAGGCAATCCTGAATTGTTTTCTTCCGGTGCCGATTTAGGTACTAACTCCAACACTTCGCCTTTGCttcctttgattttctctGAGGTCGGTGGGAGCTCCATGGATGGATTTGGGGCTAGTACTAGTGTTGGTGGAGCCTATCAGTGCCCTCCGGGTTTCCTGGAGGAGTTTCTCCGTGACTCGGATTTTGATACGTTAGAACCCATTTTGAAGGGGTTGTATGAGGATTTAAGGGGTAGTGTCCTTAAAGTTTCTGCTCTTGGGAACTTCCAGCAGCCCTTAAGAGCACTTAGGTTTCTGGTCAGCTTTCCTGTCGGTGCTAAATCTCTTGTGAATCACCCTTGGTGGATTCCTACTGGTAAATATTCCAATGGGCGTGTCATTGAGATGACAAGCATTTTGGGGCCTTTCTTCCATGTCAGTGCTCTGCCTGACCATGCCATTTTTAAGAGCCAACCTGATGTTGG CCAGCAGTGCTTTTCAGAAGCATCAACTCGTAGACCAGCTGATTTACTATCTTCATTCACTACAATTAAAACAGTCATGAATAACTTATATGATGGCCTTTCGGAAGTTCTTCTCTCCCTTCTTAAGAACACAGAGACCCGTGAAAATGTTCTTGAGTATCTGGCAGAGGTGATAAATAGAAACTCATCAAGGGCTCATATACAG gTTGATCCTCTCTCCTGTGCAAGTTCGGGCATGTTTGTTAATCTCAGTGCCATCATGCTACGTCTTTGTGAGCCTTTTCTAGATGCAAACTTGACCAAAAGGGATAAAATTGATCCAAAATATGTATGTTATAGTAACCGATTGGAGTTGAG AGGATTAACTGCTCTACATGCTTCATCTGAAGAAGTTACCGAGTGGATTAATAATGGTACTCAGTTGAGAACTGATAACCCTGGGCAGTCCAGCGACAGTGAAAGTCGCTTGCTACAATCCCAGGAGGCTTCCAGTTCTGGCAGTAATGCTACTATTGGATCTTCTACTGCAAAAGCAAGATCAAGTAGTGATAAAACTAGGTACCCGTTTATATGTGAGTGCTTCTTTATGACTGCAAGGGTGCTGAATTTGGGCTTGTTAAAAGCATTTTCAGACTTCAAGCATTTAGTACAG GATATATCTAGGTGTGAAGATACATTGTCCACGCTTAAAGCCATGCAGGGACAAGGCCCTGCCCCACAGCTTGAAATGGATATAGCTCGCCTTGAGAAGGAAATAGAGTTGTACTCACAGGAAAAACTTTGTTATGAAGCTCAAATACTGAGG GATGGGACACTGATCCAGCAAGCTCTTACTTTCTATCGATTAATGGTCATCTGGTTAGTTGGTTTGGTTGGTGGATTTAAAATGCCTCTTCCATCAGCTTGTCCAATGGAATTTGCATCCATGCCAGAACATTTTGTGGAAGATGCTATGGAATTGCTTATATTTGCTTCTCGGATTCCAAAAGCTTTGGATGGCATCAATTTG GATGATTTTATGAACTTCATTATTATGTTCATGGCAAGTCCCGAATATATTAGAAATCCTTACTTAAGAGCAAAGATGGTTGAAGTTCTGAACTGCTGGATTCCTCGTAGAAG TGGTTCATCTGTAACGGCAACACTATTTGAAGGCCACCAACTATCGCTTGAGTATCTTGTTAGGAATCTTTTAAAACTCTATGTAGACATCGAGTTTACTGGATCACATACACAG TTTTATGACAAGTTTAACATCCGTCATAATATTGCCGAACTTCTGGAATACCTTTGGCAGGTTCCTAGTCATCGCAATGCTTGGAGAATG ATTGCCAAGGAAGAGGAGAAGGGTGTTTACCTGAATTTCTTGAACTTCCTAATCAACGATAGCATATATCTTCTTGACGAAAGCCTTAATAAGATTCTTGAACTTAAAGAGCTTGAAGCTGAAATGTCAAATACTGCAGAATGGGAACGGCGACCTGCTCAAGAGAGGCAGGAAAGAACTCGGCTCTTTCACTCCCAAGAAAAT ATCATCCGAATCGATATGAAATTAGCAAATGAGGACGTGAGTATGCTGGCATTTACTTCAGAGCAAATCACAGCTCCTTTCCTACTTCCAGAGATG GTTGAAAGGGTGGCCAGCAtgcttaattattttctcttgcAACTTGTTGGTCCTCAGCGAAAATCTCTTAGTCTGAAAGACCCTGAAAAGTATGAATTCCGTCCAAGAGAATTGCTTAAGCAG attgtTCAAATATATGTTCATCTGGCAAGAGGGGATACGGAGAATATTTTCCCAGCTGCCATTTCGAAGGACGGCCGATCGTACAACGAGCag TTGTTCACTGCTGCAGCAGATGTACTTATTAGACGTATTAGAGAAGATAGTAGGATAATACAGGAGTTTACTGATCTTGGTAACAAAGCCAAAGATGCAGCTTCTGAGGCAATGGATGCTGAAGCTACTCTAGGAGATATACCCGACGAATTCCTCGACCCAATCCAA TACACTTTAATGAAGGACCCTGTGATCTTACCTTCTTCGAGGATCACCGTCGACAGACCCGTCATTCAAAGACATCTCCTCAGCGACAGT ACCGACCCATTCAACCGGTCTCATCTGACCGCGGACATGCTAATACCAAATGAAGAACTGAAAGCAAGAATCAAAGAATTTATTAGGTCACAAGAACTGAAGAAGCAACTAGATGGAGGGGTTGCAATGCAGAGCAGCAAGGCAACCATTCAACCCACAAGTGGAGAAATGttgattgattaa
- the LOC101210899 gene encoding ruvB-like protein 1 gives MDKVKIEEVQSTSKKQRVATHTHIKGLGLEASGKAMPLASGFVGQSEAREAAGLVVDMIRQKKMAGRALLLAGPPGTGKTALALGISQELGSKVPFCPMVGSEVYSSEVKKTEVLMENFRRSIGLRIKENKEVYEGEVTELSPEETESVTGGYGKSISHVIIGLKTIKGTKQLKLDPTIYDALIKEKVAVGDVIYIEANSGAVKRVGRSDAFATEFDLEAEEYVPLPKGEVHKRKEIVQDVTLHDLDAANARPQGGQDILSLMGQMMKPRKTEITDKLRQEINKVVNRYIDEGIAELVPGVLFIDEVHMLDMECFSYLNRALESSLSPIVIFATNRGICNVRGTDMNSPHGIPVDLLDRLVIIRTQTYGPAEMIQILAIRAQVEELVVDEESLAFLGEMGQKTSLRHAVQLLSPASVVAKMNGRDSICKGDLEEVCALYLDAKSSARLLQEQQEKYIS, from the exons ATGGACAAGGTGAAGATAGAAGAGGTACAATCAACCTCTAAGAAGCAACGGGTAGCCACTCACACTCACATTAAAGGCCTTGGTCTTGAG GCCTCTGGAAAGGCGATGCCACTGGCTTCCGGTTTTGTGGGTCAATCAGAAGCCAGAGAAGCCGCAGGGCTAGTTGTCGATATGATACGACAGAAGAAAATGGCAGGCCGAGCACTTCTTCTAGCTGGACCTCCTGGTACTGGAAAGACTGCGCTTGCACTTGGAATTTCACAGGAGCTAGGAAGCAAG GTGCCCTTTTGTCCAATGGTTGGGTCTGAAGTATACTCATCTGAAGTGAAGAAAACGGAGGTTTTGATGGAAAATTTCCGACGATCTATTGGTTTACGGATCAAGGAAAATAAAGAGGTCTATGAGGGTGAG GTGACTGAACTTTCACCAGAAGAAACAGAGAGCGTGACTGGTGGCTATGGGAAAAGCATAAGCCATGTTATTATTGGTTTGAAGACTATTAAAGGAACAAAGCAACTAAAATTGGATCCGACTATCTATGATGCTTTGATTAAAGAGAAG GTAGCTGTTGGTgatgttatatatatagaagcaAATAGTGGAGCTGTAAAAAGGGTGGGCAGAAGTGATGCTTTTGCTACGGAGTTTGATCTTGAAGCTGAAGAATATGTTCCACTTCCTAAAGGGGAGGTtcataaaaggaaagaaatcgTCCAG GATGTGACTCTACATGATCTAGATGCTGCCAATGCACGGCCTCAAGGTGGACAGGATATACTATCTTTAATGGGTCAGATGATGAAGCCGAGGAAAACGGAAATCACAGACAAGTTGCGGCAAGAAATAAATAAG GTGGTTAATCGATATATTGATGAAGGTATAGCAGAGCTAGTCCCGGGAGTTCTATTCATTGATGAG GTGCATATGCTGGATATGGAGTGCTTTTCGTACTTAAATCGAGCTTTAGAGAGCTCACTCTCCCCAATAGTGATATTTGCAACAAACAGAGGAATCTGCAATGTGCG aGGGACTGATATGAATAGTCCTCATGGAATACCTGTTGACTTGTTGGACCGATTGGTGATCATCCGAACTCAAACATATGGCCCTGCTGAGATGATTCAG ATATTAGCCATTCGGGCACAGGTGGAAGAGTTGGTTGTAGATGAAGAAAGTTTAGCTTTCCTTGGGGAGATGGGCCAAAAAACATCGTTAAG ACATGCTGTTCAATTGCTATCGCCTGCTAGTGTTGTGGCGAAAATGAACGGTCGAGACAGCATATGCAAG GGAGATCTCGAAGAAGTTTGCGCTCTTTATCTGGATGCCAAGTCTTCGGCTAGGCTTCTTCAAGAGCAgcaagaaaaatacatttcttGA